In Blastopirellula sediminis, the following proteins share a genomic window:
- a CDS encoding alpha-E domain-containing protein, whose product MLSRVAESIYWMSRYVERAENVARFIAVNLNLSMDLASEGHQQWLPLVTTTGDDKLFYELYDAPTKRNVLEFLTFDRNNPNSILSALIDARENARSIREVISAEMWEHLNNFYLMVKDVGRAGGVSEEQLVFYEQIRASGQHFIGITDATMTHGEGWHFGQCGRFMERADKTSRILDVKYYILLPSPQHVGTPFDELQWSALLRSASAFEMYRQRYGRINPANIVNFLVLDREFPRAILHCLSRANDSLHAITGSDPESFSNLPEQRLGQLRASLAFTSADDIVNRGMHEFVDDMQRRVNAVGLALSNTFFTRHADAA is encoded by the coding sequence ATGCTGAGCCGCGTCGCGGAATCCATTTATTGGATGAGCCGTTACGTGGAACGAGCCGAAAATGTGGCTCGTTTCATCGCCGTCAATCTGAACCTCAGCATGGATCTCGCTTCGGAGGGGCATCAGCAGTGGCTGCCGCTGGTGACCACCACTGGTGACGATAAGCTCTTTTACGAGCTTTACGACGCCCCGACGAAGCGAAACGTCCTGGAGTTTCTCACTTTCGATCGAAACAATCCTAATTCGATTCTGTCAGCGCTGATTGATGCGCGCGAAAACGCTCGCAGCATTCGCGAAGTAATCTCTGCCGAGATGTGGGAGCATCTCAACAACTTCTACCTGATGGTCAAAGATGTCGGTCGGGCCGGCGGCGTCAGCGAAGAGCAGCTTGTTTTCTACGAGCAAATCCGCGCTTCGGGACAGCACTTTATCGGCATCACCGACGCGACAATGACCCATGGCGAAGGTTGGCATTTCGGTCAGTGCGGTCGCTTCATGGAACGAGCCGACAAAACGTCGCGCATCCTCGACGTGAAGTACTACATCTTGCTGCCGAGTCCGCAGCATGTCGGAACGCCGTTCGACGAATTGCAGTGGTCCGCCCTGCTCCGCTCGGCCAGCGCGTTTGAAATGTATCGTCAGCGTTACGGTCGCATCAACCCGGCCAACATCGTCAATTTCCTGGTGCTCGATCGGGAGTTTCCCCGCGCAATTCTCCATTGCTTATCGCGGGCGAACGATTCGCTCCACGCGATTACTGGTTCCGATCCGGAGAGCTTCAGCAATCTGCCGGAACAGCGACTTGGGCAACTGCGAGCGAGCCTGGCGTTCACCAGCGCCGACGACATCGTCAATCGCGGCATGCACGAGTTCGTCGACGACATGCAACGCCGCGTCAACGCCGTTGGCTTGGCTCTCTCCAACACGTTCTTCACGCGGCACGCCGACGCGGCGTAA
- a CDS encoding transglutaminase family protein, translating into MQYRISHTTKYSYAEPASVCHNLVHLAPANFPRQAVHEYRLTVQPSPPTIVNRRDYFNNRVDYFSVTEPHQGLTITATSRVDVSAPTPIEENPPWEQVAAQFRPGSPRILSVLQFAFKSRHIPILEQLQQYAKISFTKNRPIFDAARELTKRIRTDFKYDSTATSIHTPLAEAFAGRHGVCQDFAHVAIGCLRSLGIPARYVSGYLRTIPPPGKPRLVGADASHAWFSVYCGDKTGWVDLDPTNDLVCSTDHVTAAWGRDFEDVTPIQGVVIGGGSHIMSVSVDVEPLESAVL; encoded by the coding sequence ATGCAATACCGCATCTCGCACACGACGAAATACTCCTACGCCGAGCCGGCCTCGGTTTGCCATAACCTGGTCCATTTGGCGCCGGCCAACTTTCCCCGCCAGGCGGTGCATGAGTACCGCTTGACCGTGCAGCCTTCGCCGCCGACCATCGTCAACCGCCGCGACTACTTCAACAACCGAGTCGACTATTTCTCGGTTACCGAGCCGCACCAAGGTTTGACGATCACAGCGACCAGTCGCGTCGACGTTTCGGCGCCGACGCCGATCGAAGAAAATCCGCCGTGGGAACAGGTTGCGGCGCAGTTTCGTCCTGGTTCGCCGCGCATCCTGTCGGTGTTGCAGTTCGCGTTCAAGTCGCGACACATTCCGATCTTGGAGCAACTCCAGCAGTACGCGAAGATCTCGTTCACCAAGAATCGTCCGATCTTCGACGCGGCCCGCGAGCTGACCAAACGCATTCGCACCGATTTCAAATACGATTCGACCGCTACGTCGATTCACACGCCGTTGGCCGAGGCGTTCGCCGGTCGACATGGCGTTTGCCAAGACTTCGCCCACGTTGCGATCGGCTGCCTCCGTTCGTTGGGCATACCAGCTCGTTACGTGAGCGGCTATCTCCGCACGATTCCACCGCCGGGAAAACCGCGACTGGTCGGCGCCGATGCGTCGCATGCGTGGTTCTCGGTCTACTGCGGCGACAAGACTGGCTGGGTCGATCTTGATCCGACCAACGATCTGGTCTGCAGCACCGACCACGTTACCGCCGCGTGGGGCCGCGACTTTGAAGACGTCACGCCGATCCAAGGGGTCGTAATCGGCGGCGGCTCGCACATCATGAGCGTCTCCGTCGACGTCGAACCGCTCGAATCGGCGGTTCTCTAA
- a CDS encoding circularly permuted type 2 ATP-grasp protein, with amino-acid sequence MRSTWAPFVQAVESLGMEGFKRRWLQANRSLNRNGLAYSAWKDSDKEVRPWELDPIPLLISSEDWEVASSGLQQRARLLEAILTDIYGHQELMKSNILPPEVIFSHPGFYRPFHRQRPPANHFLHFYAADIARSPDGQWWVLADRTEAPSGAGFVLENRLIQSRTLPTIFHQANVQRLAQYFLAYKRAVAAAAPRVENPRVVILTQGAGGPNYFEDAYLSRYLGYTLVEASDLAIRNHKVLLKTLGGLIQIDVIIRRTNSDQCDSLELSHASEGIPGLLQASRNGNVAVINPLGSGLVESPIFMAFMPKLCQELFGEPLAMPGVATWWCGDPEQMDYVLDNLDTLIVKRAYRMRGRELAFANMLRNQSREATIKMIRTEPGQFVAQEVVKRSTCPVWKSQGIAPAPIAMRAFAVASGDDFEVMQGGLVRVSAAPDPLEMSILAGEKSKDAWVLSKGPVNRVSLLKKPGASIELKRTGGELPSRVAENLFWLGRNLERADVCARLLRATIVRLTSESILEEQPETPALMRALADIGQIETGYGIEEIRRQLPPLESALPPAVFDATDSFSLRSIVTEIFRLTTRSRDRVSSDSWRILHRIDKSFTPPKVGQWDLSDLLALLDDLILDLAAFSGIVSESMTRTQIYYFLDMGRRIERALQQVRLLRNCLIEPTGDLTAILEALLEISDSSMTYRSRYLADVQLPAVLDLLLTDETNPRSIARQLVQLLDHVNALPNNAGTGLFSLEQRLAMTLLNETRMCDVTVFRDSEDLNPNAPLSLLLQEIESLLPKLSDALSNRYLVHAGAQSHLTEFRL; translated from the coding sequence GTGCGTTCGACGTGGGCGCCGTTCGTGCAAGCGGTGGAAAGCCTCGGCATGGAAGGTTTCAAACGCCGTTGGCTGCAAGCGAATCGCTCGTTAAACCGTAACGGTCTTGCCTATAGTGCGTGGAAGGACAGCGATAAGGAAGTTCGCCCCTGGGAACTCGACCCGATTCCTTTGCTCATTTCGAGTGAGGATTGGGAAGTCGCTTCCAGCGGACTGCAACAGCGCGCACGCTTGCTCGAAGCGATCCTGACTGACATCTACGGCCACCAGGAGTTGATGAAGAGCAACATTCTGCCGCCGGAAGTGATCTTCAGTCATCCTGGTTTCTACCGACCGTTCCATCGCCAGCGTCCGCCGGCCAATCACTTCCTCCATTTTTATGCAGCCGACATCGCTCGTTCGCCCGACGGTCAGTGGTGGGTGTTGGCCGACCGAACCGAAGCGCCTTCCGGCGCCGGATTCGTACTCGAAAACCGTTTGATCCAGTCCCGCACGTTGCCGACGATTTTTCACCAGGCGAACGTCCAGCGGTTGGCCCAATATTTCCTCGCGTACAAGCGCGCCGTTGCGGCGGCCGCTCCGCGCGTCGAGAACCCCCGCGTCGTCATCCTCACGCAAGGCGCCGGCGGTCCTAACTACTTTGAAGACGCTTACCTGTCGCGCTACCTTGGCTACACGCTGGTTGAAGCTTCCGACTTGGCGATCCGTAATCACAAGGTATTGCTAAAGACGCTCGGTGGGCTGATCCAAATCGACGTCATCATTCGTCGCACCAACAGCGATCAGTGCGACTCGCTCGAACTGAGTCACGCGTCGGAAGGGATCCCCGGGCTATTGCAGGCTTCGCGCAACGGTAACGTCGCGGTGATCAACCCGCTCGGCTCTGGGCTGGTCGAATCGCCGATCTTCATGGCGTTCATGCCGAAGTTGTGCCAAGAGCTGTTCGGCGAACCGCTCGCCATGCCGGGCGTCGCCACCTGGTGGTGCGGCGATCCCGAGCAGATGGACTATGTCCTCGACAATCTCGATACGCTGATCGTCAAACGAGCCTATCGGATGCGTGGCCGCGAGTTGGCGTTCGCCAACATGCTGCGCAATCAGTCGCGAGAAGCGACGATCAAGATGATTCGCACCGAACCAGGCCAGTTCGTCGCTCAGGAAGTGGTCAAGCGTTCGACCTGTCCTGTCTGGAAGTCGCAAGGAATCGCTCCCGCGCCGATCGCCATGCGTGCGTTCGCCGTCGCATCGGGAGACGACTTCGAAGTGATGCAGGGAGGACTCGTTCGCGTTTCGGCGGCGCCTGATCCGCTCGAGATGTCGATCCTCGCCGGCGAAAAGAGCAAAGACGCATGGGTCCTTTCGAAGGGACCGGTCAATCGCGTCTCGCTGCTGAAAAAGCCGGGAGCGTCGATTGAACTGAAGCGAACCGGCGGCGAGTTGCCGAGCCGCGTCGCCGAAAACTTGTTCTGGCTTGGTCGCAACCTGGAACGTGCCGACGTCTGCGCTCGCTTGTTGCGAGCCACGATCGTCCGTCTGACCAGCGAATCGATTCTGGAAGAACAACCCGAGACGCCGGCGCTGATGCGAGCCCTGGCCGACATCGGCCAGATCGAAACCGGATACGGCATCGAAGAGATTCGCCGACAACTGCCGCCGCTCGAATCGGCGTTGCCTCCGGCGGTGTTCGACGCGACCGATTCGTTCAGCCTTCGCTCGATCGTGACCGAGATCTTCCGCCTGACGACTCGCTCGCGCGATCGCGTCTCGTCCGACAGCTGGCGCATTTTGCACCGCATCGACAAGAGCTTCACGCCGCCGAAAGTCGGGCAGTGGGATCTTTCCGACTTGCTGGCCCTGCTGGACGACCTGATCCTTGATCTCGCGGCGTTCAGCGGTATCGTCTCGGAAAGCATGACCCGCACGCAGATTTACTACTTCCTCGATATGGGACGCCGCATCGAGCGAGCGCTGCAGCAGGTTCGCCTGCTCCGGAACTGCCTGATCGAGCCGACCGGCGACTTGACAGCGATCCTGGAAGCGCTGCTGGAAATTTCCGACAGTTCGATGACCTATCGCTCACGTTATCTGGCCGACGTTCAGTTGCCGGCGGTTCTCGATCTGCTGCTGACGGACGAGACTAACCCCCGTTCCATCGCGCGCCAGTTGGTGCAGTTGCTGGATCACGTGAATGCGTTGCCAAACAACGCCGGCACAGGTCTCTTCTCGCTCGAACAACGCCTGGCGATGACGCTGCTCAATGAAACGCGCATGTGCGACGTGACCGTCTTCCGCGATAGCGAAGACCTGAATCCGAACGCACCGCTGAGCTTATTGTTGCAAGAGATCGAATCGCTGCTGCCGAAACTGTCGGACGCGCTTTCCAATCGTTACCTGGTTCACGCAGGCGCCCAGTCGCACCTCACCGAATTTCGTCTATAG
- a CDS encoding transglutaminase family protein, with translation MAILTALHHSTYYKYDRHIGMGAQTIRLRPAPHCRTPIHSYSLKISPSNHFLNWQQDPFGNFVARVVFPEPVDHFRVDVDLISEMTVINPFDFFIEPEAEFYPFTYEGPLKIDLLPFLEKESPGPLFDEFVASIDRSRRKTIDFIVDLNRRVHNEINYEIRMEPGVQTPEESLTLKRGSCRDSAWLLVQTLRHLGMAARFASGYIIQLKPDVKSLDGPSGSEYDFTDLHAWAEVFLPGAGWIGLDATSGLLAGEGHIPLACTPSPITAAPIDGGHEACENVEFSFGMNVSRFWEDPRVTKPYADEEWDKIYALGNDVDVRLERAEIKMTMGGEPTFVSIDDMEGAEWNTAAVGPTKRRLADDMMRRMYDRFAPGGLLHYGQGKWYPGESLPRWAFRCYWREDGQPIWENPELFAIDHIDYGHTADVAKEFGVILADKLQVNPQHVNFAYEDAYYYAWRERRMPANVNPYDSKIEDKEERTRIARVFEHGLSNPVGVILPLQYAWWMQDPQWMSGEWMVRSDELFLIPGDSAMGLRLPLDSLIWETKNERSVLFPLDPMAERTPLLSYEELVGRRSRGMELLTGTTHGPSYARSQRNGGFGSSPRPGQGIHGQSLSGRPSSGEGDGNGQGQTWSSSTYNSSVIRTALCVEAREGRLHIFCPPLDRTEAFLDLMAAVEMTAKELNVPVVIEGYLPPHDDRINHFSITPDPGVIEVNVHPAHNWKQLCEITNGVYEDAHFSRLGTEKFNQDGRHTGTGGGNHVVIGGPTPAESPFLKRPDLLRSLVAYWHNHPSLSYLFSGSFIGPTSQAPRVDEGRRDSIYELGIAFEQVPESGECPPWMVDRIFRNLLVDMTGNTHRSEFCIDKLFSPDGSSGRRGLLEFRAFEMPPHARMSLTQQLLLRALVCRFLEDPYQTPLVNWDTTLHDRFMLPHFVWQDFEDVILETNQHDFPLKTEWFAPHFEFKFPKIGEFTQRGVEVEFRSAIEPWYVLGEEQASQATARYVDSSLERLQVLVNGMTPDRYMITCNGRKVPLHPTGVQGQFAAGVRYRAWQPPSCLHPTIPVDEPLTFDLFDIWQQRSLGGCRYFVGHPGGNNPESFPVNAFEAEARRVARFHQMGHTAGRMPMPREESNPDFPFTLDLRRGKTVRK, from the coding sequence ATGGCGATTCTGACCGCGCTGCATCATTCGACCTACTACAAATATGACCGCCACATTGGAATGGGCGCCCAAACGATCCGTTTGCGTCCCGCGCCTCACTGTCGCACCCCGATCCACAGCTACTCGCTGAAGATCAGTCCCTCGAATCACTTCCTGAACTGGCAACAAGATCCGTTCGGCAATTTCGTCGCTCGCGTCGTCTTTCCGGAACCGGTAGATCACTTCCGCGTCGACGTCGATCTGATCTCGGAAATGACGGTGATCAACCCGTTCGACTTTTTCATCGAACCGGAAGCCGAATTTTACCCGTTCACCTACGAAGGCCCGCTGAAGATCGACCTGTTGCCGTTCTTGGAAAAAGAATCGCCCGGTCCGCTCTTCGACGAGTTCGTCGCTTCGATCGATCGGTCGAGACGCAAGACGATCGATTTCATCGTCGACTTGAACCGTCGCGTCCACAACGAAATCAATTACGAAATCCGGATGGAGCCGGGCGTCCAGACGCCGGAAGAATCGCTAACGCTCAAGCGCGGCTCCTGCCGCGACTCGGCCTGGCTGTTGGTGCAAACGCTGCGTCATCTCGGCATGGCGGCACGTTTCGCGTCGGGCTACATCATTCAGCTCAAGCCGGACGTCAAATCGCTCGACGGTCCCTCGGGCAGCGAATATGACTTTACCGACCTGCATGCGTGGGCCGAAGTCTTCCTGCCGGGCGCCGGCTGGATCGGTCTCGACGCCACTTCCGGTCTGTTGGCCGGCGAGGGTCATATTCCGCTCGCCTGCACTCCGTCGCCGATCACGGCGGCGCCGATCGACGGCGGACACGAAGCGTGCGAGAACGTCGAATTCAGCTTTGGGATGAACGTTTCCCGCTTCTGGGAAGATCCCCGCGTCACCAAGCCGTACGCCGACGAAGAATGGGACAAGATCTACGCCCTTGGTAACGACGTAGACGTCCGGCTCGAAAGAGCGGAAATCAAGATGACGATGGGGGGCGAGCCGACCTTCGTCTCGATCGACGACATGGAAGGCGCCGAATGGAACACCGCCGCCGTTGGTCCGACCAAGCGACGCCTGGCCGACGACATGATGCGGCGCATGTACGACCGGTTCGCTCCCGGCGGTCTACTGCACTACGGCCAAGGGAAATGGTATCCCGGCGAATCGCTGCCGCGGTGGGCGTTCCGCTGCTACTGGCGCGAAGATGGTCAACCGATCTGGGAAAACCCGGAACTCTTCGCGATCGACCATATCGACTACGGACACACCGCCGACGTCGCGAAGGAGTTCGGCGTTATCCTGGCCGACAAGTTGCAAGTCAACCCGCAGCACGTCAACTTCGCCTACGAGGACGCGTACTACTACGCTTGGCGCGAACGTCGTATGCCGGCGAACGTCAATCCGTACGATTCCAAAATCGAAGACAAGGAAGAGCGGACCCGGATCGCGCGCGTTTTCGAACATGGCCTCTCCAACCCGGTCGGCGTCATCCTGCCGTTGCAATACGCCTGGTGGATGCAGGACCCGCAATGGATGAGCGGCGAGTGGATGGTGCGGAGCGATGAATTGTTCCTGATCCCGGGCGACTCGGCGATGGGATTGCGTTTGCCGCTCGACTCGCTGATCTGGGAAACGAAGAACGAACGCTCGGTTCTCTTCCCGCTCGATCCGATGGCTGAGCGAACCCCGCTCTTGTCGTACGAAGAGTTGGTCGGTCGCCGCAGTCGTGGGATGGAACTGTTGACCGGCACGACTCACGGGCCCAGCTATGCTCGTAGCCAACGCAACGGCGGATTCGGCAGCAGCCCGCGCCCCGGTCAAGGCATACACGGCCAATCGTTGTCGGGACGACCTTCGTCCGGCGAAGGTGACGGCAATGGACAAGGGCAAACCTGGTCGAGCAGCACCTACAATTCGTCGGTCATCCGGACCGCACTTTGCGTTGAAGCGCGCGAAGGGCGGCTCCACATCTTCTGTCCGCCCTTGGATCGAACCGAAGCGTTCCTCGACCTGATGGCCGCCGTGGAAATGACCGCGAAAGAGCTGAACGTGCCGGTCGTGATCGAAGGTTACCTGCCGCCGCACGACGACCGCATCAACCACTTCAGCATTACTCCCGACCCGGGCGTGATCGAGGTCAACGTTCACCCCGCCCACAACTGGAAACAGCTGTGCGAGATCACCAACGGCGTTTACGAAGACGCCCACTTCTCGCGTCTGGGTACTGAAAAGTTCAACCAGGATGGTCGTCATACCGGTACCGGCGGCGGTAACCACGTCGTCATCGGCGGTCCGACGCCGGCCGAAAGCCCGTTCCTGAAGCGTCCCGATCTGCTCCGCAGCCTGGTCGCGTACTGGCACAATCATCCATCCCTTTCGTATCTGTTCAGCGGCTCGTTCATTGGCCCCACCAGCCAGGCGCCGCGCGTTGACGAAGGTCGTCGCGACTCGATCTACGAATTGGGAATCGCATTTGAGCAAGTGCCCGAAAGCGGCGAGTGCCCGCCCTGGATGGTGGACCGCATCTTCCGCAACTTGCTGGTCGACATGACCGGCAATACGCACCGATCCGAGTTCTGCATCGACAAGCTATTCTCGCCCGACGGAAGTTCCGGTCGTCGCGGTCTGCTCGAATTCCGTGCGTTTGAAATGCCGCCGCACGCCCGCATGAGTCTGACGCAGCAGTTGCTGCTCCGCGCGCTGGTCTGCCGCTTCCTGGAAGATCCCTATCAGACGCCGCTGGTCAATTGGGACACGACGCTGCATGACCGCTTCATGCTGCCGCACTTCGTCTGGCAGGACTTTGAGGACGTCATCCTGGAAACGAATCAGCACGACTTCCCCCTGAAGACGGAATGGTTCGCTCCCCACTTCGAGTTCAAATTCCCAAAAATCGGCGAATTCACCCAGCGCGGCGTTGAGGTCGAGTTCCGTTCGGCGATCGAACCGTGGTACGTCCTCGGCGAAGAGCAAGCTTCCCAAGCGACCGCCCGCTACGTCGACTCGTCGCTGGAGCGTTTGCAGGTGCTGGTCAACGGCATGACGCCGGATCGCTACATGATTACCTGCAATGGTCGCAAAGTTCCGCTCCATCCGACTGGGGTACAAGGGCAATTTGCGGCAGGGGTGCGCTACCGTGCATGGCAGCCCCCTTCCTGCTTGCACCCGACCATTCCGGTGGATGAGCCGCTAACGTTCGACCTGTTCGACATTTGGCAACAGCGTTCGTTGGGGGGATGCCGATATTTCGTCGGGCACCCGGGCGGCAACAATCCGGAGAGTTTCCCGGTTAATGCCTTCGAGGCTGAAGCGCGTCGCGTCGCTAGATTCCATCAAATGGGGCATACTGCGGGCAGAATGCCGATGCCGCGAGAGGAATCGAATCCTGACTTCCCCTTCACGTTAGATTTACGCCGCGGTAAAACGGTACGGAAGTGA
- a CDS encoding ferritin-like domain-containing protein, whose amino-acid sequence MDQAVIDKMNDILRHEWTGVAQYSQAGFVVTGLMREVYADMFLDSAKESFGHAKKIGEKISALGGVPTVERNPVKQSTDLVELLEIGLEFESKAVALYTEVLKMVDGKNRPLVILLEDILLEEQEGVDHLSLILKDHAGSSVSSKSTSKVG is encoded by the coding sequence ATGGACCAAGCAGTCATTGACAAGATGAACGACATTTTGCGGCACGAATGGACCGGCGTCGCTCAGTATTCGCAAGCTGGTTTCGTCGTTACCGGCCTGATGCGAGAAGTTTACGCCGACATGTTCTTGGACAGCGCCAAGGAATCGTTCGGCCACGCCAAGAAGATCGGCGAAAAGATTTCGGCCCTCGGCGGCGTGCCGACGGTCGAGCGCAACCCGGTCAAACAGTCGACCGATCTGGTCGAGCTGCTCGAAATCGGGCTCGAATTCGAATCGAAAGCGGTCGCCCTGTACACCGAAGTGCTGAAGATGGTCGACGGCAAGAATCGCCCGTTGGTGATTCTGCTGGAAGACATCCTGCTGGAAGAGCAGGAGGGGGTCGACCATCTCTCGCTGATCCTGAAGGACCACGCCGGTTCGTCGGTCAGCAGCAAATCGACCAGCAAGGTTGGCTAA
- a CDS encoding ABC transporter permease, which translates to MYLVENPVLQRELLVNLRTVRSFVLLFLFHVLLAGVVYAAWPQVERWDPEGNRAEAQKLFNLFFLGEFILASMMAPSFAAGTLTGEKERKTYEMLLASPLRPGAIVIGKLMASLAHLALLIFTSLPIVLLCLPLGGVSLYEVIAAYFLLMVAVATFGMISIACSSYFQRTASSLVVSYLIILPIALVGAMFWQSFQGQGAARLVVLLSLVPISSVVICLILYAVTSRRLLYPPDVGSEGGEVVDLDKEAEEAVGLVIQRDQLPDRLFAPPKRTKLLEDNANPVYEKEIHSEIFAQGTLMLRVVIQVSMVLAIPLMAICLYIWPHNAPYYISYVVLFNMLVGPVFSAGSITSERERQTLDLLLTTEISPWQILSGKLLAGLRVSTVLTAFLLWPLLLACVMVSHYWENFTSVLGYLLIIALTCFTTSMLALFSSVNFRKTAHSLMTTYLVIIVMFAGPLAFAYFADLAFGHTPPDAPAEVIATNDAIVTWADRLTIMSPFAATWNVPMHFQAGDQGQSIDGSWQKFGYYAAFTALLNLTLFCSMTWLFNRRWRVAE; encoded by the coding sequence ATGTACCTCGTTGAAAATCCCGTGCTGCAGCGGGAATTGTTGGTCAATTTGCGAACGGTTCGCTCGTTCGTGCTCTTATTCCTGTTTCACGTTTTGTTGGCCGGCGTCGTCTACGCCGCATGGCCGCAGGTAGAACGTTGGGACCCTGAAGGGAATCGAGCCGAAGCGCAGAAGCTGTTCAATCTCTTCTTCCTCGGCGAGTTCATCCTGGCGTCGATGATGGCGCCCAGTTTCGCAGCCGGAACGCTGACCGGCGAGAAAGAACGCAAGACTTACGAAATGCTGTTGGCCAGCCCGCTGCGACCAGGGGCGATCGTCATCGGCAAGTTGATGGCGTCGCTCGCGCACTTGGCGCTGTTGATATTCACCTCGCTGCCGATCGTGCTGTTATGTCTGCCGCTGGGGGGCGTCTCGCTGTACGAAGTGATCGCCGCCTACTTTCTGCTAATGGTGGCGGTCGCCACCTTCGGCATGATCAGCATCGCATGCAGCAGTTATTTCCAGCGGACCGCTTCGTCGCTGGTCGTTTCGTACTTGATCATCCTCCCGATCGCACTGGTCGGGGCGATGTTCTGGCAATCGTTTCAGGGACAAGGCGCCGCGCGTCTCGTGGTGTTGTTATCGCTCGTCCCGATCTCTTCGGTAGTGATCTGTTTGATTTTGTACGCGGTCACCTCTCGGCGACTGCTGTATCCGCCGGATGTCGGTAGCGAAGGCGGCGAAGTGGTCGACCTCGACAAAGAAGCGGAAGAAGCGGTCGGGCTGGTGATCCAGCGCGATCAGTTGCCCGATCGCCTGTTTGCGCCGCCGAAACGAACCAAACTGCTCGAAGACAACGCCAATCCGGTCTACGAGAAAGAGATCCACAGCGAAATCTTCGCCCAAGGGACGTTGATGCTGCGGGTCGTGATCCAGGTCAGCATGGTGCTGGCGATTCCGCTGATGGCGATCTGCCTGTACATCTGGCCCCACAACGCACCGTACTATATTTCGTACGTCGTGCTGTTCAACATGCTGGTCGGCCCGGTCTTCTCGGCCGGCAGCATTACTTCGGAACGAGAACGTCAAACGCTCGACTTGCTGCTGACGACCGAGATCTCGCCGTGGCAGATTCTCTCGGGCAAGCTGTTGGCCGGTTTGCGCGTTTCGACGGTGCTCACCGCGTTTCTGCTCTGGCCGCTGCTGTTGGCCTGTGTGATGGTTTCCCACTATTGGGAAAACTTTACGTCGGTGCTCGGCTATCTGCTGATCATCGCGCTGACTTGCTTCACGACGTCGATGCTGGCCCTCTTCTCATCGGTGAACTTCCGCAAGACGGCCCACAGCCTGATGACGACCTACCTGGTGATCATCGTGATGTTCGCCGGGCCGCTGGCCTTCGCCTACTTCGCCGACCTGGCGTTTGGGCATACTCCGCCCGACGCACCGGCGGAAGTTATCGCGACTAATGACGCGATTGTGACGTGGGCAGATCGGCTGACGATCATGAGCCCGTTCGCCGCGACGTGGAACGTGCCGATGCACTTTCAAGCTGGCGATCAGGGACAGAGCATCGACGGCAGCTGGCAAAAATTCGGCTACTACGCGGCGTTTACGGCGCTATTGAATTTAACGCTGTTCTGTTCGATGACCTGGCTCTTCAACCGTCGGTGGCGCGTCGCCGAATAG
- a CDS encoding HTTM domain-containing protein, with translation MIREYLHELYRGVVDGWNRFWFTPTDPATLGVIRVLGGAMIFYTHLVWSIDLYGFMGAEGRFSQDLTSRMQGQSPFAWSYLPLIDDSPALLWTAHIIALVILAMFMVGSYTRITGVLTFIITISYVHRVPGALFGLDQVNAMLATYMMLGAAGEAYSVDYWLKRKRNVRMDGPRESTVANISIRLIQIHMCIIYMFAGLSKLGGETWWDGSAMWGAVANSEYQSLDMTWLAAYPILINLLTQISLAWEVSYVALVWPRLTRPLVIFMAIPLHLGIAICMGMITFGLAMLIANMAFISPWIIRRVEMAIMERLHRSTAEPAVA, from the coding sequence ATGATTCGCGAGTATCTCCACGAACTGTATCGCGGCGTCGTCGACGGCTGGAACCGCTTCTGGTTCACGCCGACCGATCCGGCGACCCTGGGCGTGATTCGCGTCCTCGGCGGCGCGATGATCTTCTACACGCATCTGGTCTGGTCGATCGACCTGTACGGCTTTATGGGCGCCGAAGGTCGTTTCTCGCAAGATCTGACCAGTCGCATGCAAGGACAAAGTCCGTTCGCGTGGAGCTATTTGCCGCTAATCGACGATTCGCCGGCGCTCCTCTGGACCGCACATATCATCGCACTGGTCATCCTGGCGATGTTTATGGTCGGCTCTTATACGCGGATCACCGGCGTTCTGACCTTTATCATCACGATCAGCTACGTCCATCGAGTGCCAGGCGCGTTGTTCGGTCTCGATCAGGTCAACGCGATGCTCGCCACTTACATGATGCTTGGCGCCGCAGGCGAAGCGTACAGCGTCGACTATTGGCTGAAGCGAAAGCGGAACGTCCGGATGGATGGACCGCGCGAAAGCACCGTCGCCAATATCTCGATTCGCCTAATTCAGATCCATATGTGCATCATCTACATGTTCGCCGGGCTGAGCAAACTCGGCGGCGAAACGTGGTGGGACGGTTCGGCGATGTGGGGCGCGGTGGCGAACTCCGAATACCAATCGCTCGACATGACTTGGCTGGCCGCCTACCCGATCTTGATCAATCTGCTGACGCAGATCAGCTTGGCCTGGGAAGTTTCTTACGTGGCGCTAGTCTGGCCGCGGCTGACCCGTCCGCTGGTCATCTTCATGGCGATCCCGCTTCACCTCGGCATCGCGATCTGCATGGGGATGATCACGTTCGGTCTCGCGATGCTGATCGCGAATATGGCGTTCATTTCGCCGTGGATTATTCGCCGCGTCGAAATGGCGATCATGGAACGCTTGCATCGGTCGACGGCCGAACCTGCCGTCGCCTGA